The genomic stretch TTCAGATAGCAGTTTTTCTGGCACGCAAACAACGCCTTCAAATAATTTGCGCGACGTGCGAATAACCGCAGCCCGGGTATTTTCGATATTATTTCCGTTCCTCAGCAACGATACGGATATTTTTCCACTGGGGTGTTCAATATCAATAATGTTGGTAAAGCGTTCCTTTGGACGATCGGCAACAATTTTCGCGGCGATGGAGCCTTCAATAATCGTCGCGGTTGAGATACCAATCGAACCGGTAATCGCCAGTGATTTATGGCAAGTATGCGGCATGAAATAGCGCACCTGAAGCGTGCCGCCGTTACGCGCCCGGCTAAGAAGAACCGGTTTAGGGATCACTTTGTTGGACACGTCCCCTAAGCCCATCGCCGCGCCAGCCTGACGACGCAGGTTCTCAAGCCTTTCTTTAAACGCCCTGTCGCCATCTAATTCTGCTGGTGACTCCCCGCCTGTTTTGCCCAACGCCGAGGCGTCAATCAGGACCATCGGCATCGCCATATCTATACAGGTAACTTCAATCCCGTCGAACACGTTTGTTACGCTGTCCGTTGGCAGCAGTTTTCCGGTTTTCGACCCCGCAGAATTCAGGAAGGTTAAGCCAATCGGTGCCGCTGTACCCGGCACACCATCGATCTGGGTATCGCCTTCATATTCGACCCGATAGTCAGGTGTTTGCACTTCCGCGTCGACCAGTGTTCCGGTGTTCAGATTGCGAATACGCACCGTCGTCACCGGGCTTTGCGCCTTGACCAGCCCCTTTTCAATGGCAAAGGGCCCCACGGCACAGAGCATATTGCCGCAGTTAGGCGTGGTATCAACGCGACGTTCGTTCACCATCACTTGTGCGAACAGATAATCCACATCCGCGTCCGGACTGTCGGACAGACTGACGATCGCCACCTTACTGGTTTGCGGACTTCCCCCGCCAATACCGTCAATTTCGAGTTCATGCCCCGCGCCCATCAGGCTGAGTAAAACTGCATCACGCGCTTCGGTTTCCTCTGGCAGATCGCTGGCCAGAATGACCGGACCTTTTGAGGTACCGCCACGCATTAATACGCAAGGGATCTTTAACATGTCTTTTTTCTCATTTCGCGTTTATCAGGAACGCAATAAGGTTTTCACACTCCCGTTGATAACTCTAATGTCAAAAAAAGCAGGATTAATACGCTTTGCGTATTAATAGCCCTTGCGTTACCGTGGGTATAGGCAAGCCATAATCAGGTGCGGATATGCAGCATGAATTACAGGGAATACAAGCGTTTGTAAAAATTGCAGAAATCGGATGCTTTACAAAAACATCGCAATTTCTTCACATTTCACAACCGGCTTTAACACGCAGAATTCAGAAGCTCGAAGAGAGCCTGGGGACCACGCTGTTTGAACGGTCCACGCGCAGCGTCAAACTCACAACCGTGGGAAGGGAATTTTTACCTAAGGCAAAGAATTTAATCGATTTTTATGAAAGCGCGGTCCTGAGTATTAAAGAGATGGCGACGCATCAGGCAGGGGTTATTACCGTTTCCTGTATCCCCACTGCCGCTTTCTATTTTCTGCCTTCAGTGATACGAGATTATAACAATGACTACCCAAACATCCGTATCCGCATACTTGAGCACAGTGCCAGCGATTGTCTCGAAGCGGTGTTAAATGGCGACGCAGATTTCGGCATAAATATGATAAACGTCACACATCCTAATATCGATTTTGCGCCGCTGGTTAACGAACCCTTCGTTCTGGCATGCCGACGGGACAACGAGCTGGCGAAAAAACCGCTGGTGACATGGGACGATCTGGCAGGGATGAAGCTGATTGGGGTAAGGCGCTCCAGCGGGAACCGATCGCTTATCGATCAGGCGTTCGAGAAGATGGCCTGGAAACCGAACTGGTTTTATGAAGTACGTCACCTGTCAACGTCGCTGGGGATGGTGGAAGCGGGTCTTGGCGTGTCTGTCGTTCCCAGCCTGGCGATGCCGACCGACGAACATCATGTCCTTGTCAGCCGGCCACTGATTGAACCCGTGATAAGGCGTACGCTGGGCCTCGTGCAGCGGCGCGAAACGACCCTGAGTCCGGCGGCGGAAAAATTCCGGGAGCTGATTTTACATCTGTGGTCAGGCGAAAACAGCAGCCCCTGGATCGGCAAGTTTACTCAGCTATAAATTCTGGAACGGTAAAGGGGCCTGTGCCCCTTTGCGTATTATTTCCCGGCCTGAGGATGTGTATCAAAGCCCGCCATTACCGCCGTCAACTCCGCCAGCGAAAATCCGTGTTTTGCATCGTCAACGCCCAGCCCAAAGCGTTCCTGCATCAGCTGGTAAAGCGCCTCCGCATCCGGCAGATGGATCTGCTCCTCCACATGGCCGTTCCGCCAGTGGGTAAAGTTGAAGTTTGTTAGCGTAAGCTTGCCGCCGTCCGGCAGATGGCGACACATCAACAGATGATGACGGAAATGCGACTGCGGCCAGTGCGCCGACCAGAAATTCCCCATTACGTAATCGCTGAAATACTGCGTCGTCAGGTCAAACTGGTACATCGACTGCCAGTGCTCGTGGTGCCGGAACTGCAGCACCCAGTCGTTCCCCTCGCTCAGCAGACGATACAGCCCGTGCGGCGTCTCCTGTTCTTCATTAGCGAGCAGTCGAATCGGCGCCGTCAGCGTCTGGCCGCCAAACCCCACATCGGCTATCCAGCGCTCACCGTTAAGCTCAACCAGCAGCAGACGGTGCGTGCGCGGCGGCATTTGCGGCGGATTCGCTAATACCACGCGTCCCAGCACGCTACGCACAGTAAACCCGACCTCACGCAAAACGCGCTCGAACAGGCCGTTTTGCTCAAAGCAGTACCCTCCGCGACGTGCGGTGAACAGCTTGTCGACCAGGCATCGATCGTCAAGCTGGATTTCGCGCGGCAGAACGACATCAATATTCTCAAAAGGGATCGCACAGTTGTGATGTAAATGCAGCGCGCGCAGGGTATCGATATCCACCCGTGTCGGCTGCGTCCAGCCGATGCGGGCGAAATAGGCGGTCAGGAATGGGGACATGAATCAGTTTCCTTTGATTGTGATGTTCTGTTTATAAACTAATTTTACGCACTCACTTTGATTTACGTGCTTTTTCGTCATACTCATCGGTATAGATGAGGAGAACCTATGAGCCACTTTCGCCCTGTTGAATTACGTCATGCCAGCCGTCTGCTGAACCACGGCCCTACTGTGCTTATCACCAGTCGGGATGAAAGCCTGGACAGACGCAACGTGATGGCCGCCGCATGGTCAATGCCCGTTGAGTTTGAACCGCCGCGCATCGCAATAGTCGTGGATAAAAGCACCTGGTCGCGTGAACTGATTGAGCGCAGCGGGAAGTTTGGCATCGTCATCCCCGGCGTGGCGGCGGCCAACTGGACATACGCGGTCGGTAGCGTCAGCGGACGCGATGAAGACAAATTTAACTGCTACGGGATCCCGGTCGTGAACGGTCCTGAGCTTGGCCTGCCGGTGATTGAGGAAAAATGCCTGGCGTGGATGGAGTGCCGGTTACTCCCGGTGACAGCCGCAGCAGAAAAATACGATACCCTGTTTGGTGAAGTGGTTTCAGCGGCAGCCGATGAACGCGCATTTATCGCCGGGCGCTGGCAGTTTGACGGGGATAAGCTGAATACGCTGCATCATCTTGGCGCCGGGACGTTTGTGGCGAGCGGAAAAATGGTGAAGGCGCTGGATTGAGAAAACCCTCCCCCTACCGGGAGAGGGTAACCGTATTACTTCGCACGTCGTGAAATAATCTCATCCGCAACATTCCGCGGGGCTTCCGCAAAATGATGGAACTCCATCGTATACGTCGCGCGTCCCTGGGACATCGAGCGCAATGTCGTGGCATAACCAAACATCTCTGCCAGCGGCACGTCAGCGCGAATAATCTGGCTTCCGTACTGCTCCGCCATCCCCTGCACCATGCCGCGGCGGGAAGAGAGATCGCCCATGATGTTACCGGCGTACTCTTCCGGCGTTTCCACCTCCACGTGCATGATCGGCTCAAGGATCGCCGGATCCGCCCTGCGGGCCCCCTCTTTAAAGCCGAGGATCGCCGCCGTGCGGAACGCCATCTCCGAGGAGTCGACGTCGTGATATGAGCCAAACGTCAGCGTCGCTTTGACATCGACAACCGGATAGCCCGCCAGCACGCCGCTGTTCATCGCTTCCCGCAGCCCTTTCTCAACGGACGGAATATACTCGCGCGGCACCACGCCGCCCTTGGTGGCATCTTCAAATTTAAAGCCACTTCCGGGCTCCAGCGGCTCCAGGCTCAGCACCACATGGCCGTACTGGCCTTTACCACCGGACTGACGGACAAATTTGCCTTCGATATCCTTCACCGTTTTACGCAGGGTTTCACGGTAGGTTACCTGTGGGCGGCCAATGTTCGCCTCGACGCCAAACTCACGCTTCATGCGGTCGACGATGATCTCAAGGTGTAGCTCACCCATCCCGGAGATAATGGTCTGGCCGGACTCTTCGTCAGTATGCAGGCGAAACGACGGATCTTCCGCCGCCAGACGCTGCAGCGCGATCCCCATTTTCTCCTGATCGGCCTTAGTTTTCGGCTCGATCGCCAGCGAGATAACCGGGTCCGGGAACTCCATGCGTTCAAGCGTAATGACGGCGTTCGGATCGGTAAGCGTGTCGCCGGTAGTCACATCCTTCAGCCCCACGCAGGCCGCGATGTCCCCGGCGCGCAGTTCGTCCACCTCGTGGCGATCGTTGGCATGCATCAGCACGATACGCCCGATGCGCTCTTTCTTCCCTTTGACCGGGTTATACACCGCGTCGCCTTTGCGCAGCACGCCAGAGTACACGCGGATAAAGGTCAGTTGCCCGACGTACGGATCGCTCATCAGCTTGAACGCCAGGGCCGAGAACGGCTCATCATCGCTTGGATGACGCTCCGCGTGCTGCCCTTTTTCATCCACGCCATCAATGGCCGGCACGTCCAGCGGCGACGGCATAAGCTCAATGACCGCATCGAGCATGCGCTGCACGCCCTTATTCTTGAACGCGCTGCCGCACAGCATCGGCTGAATTTCACCCGAGATGGTGCGAATACGCAGCCCTTTGATGATTTCCGCTTCGTCGAGATCGCCGGTTTCCAGGTATTTGTCCATCAGTTCATCGCTGGCTTCTGCCGCCGCAGAGACCATTTTTTCCCGCCATTCCTGAGCGGTATTGACCAAATCGTCCGGCACGGGCGCATAGGTAAACACCATGCCCTGCGTCGCATCGTCCCACAGAATGGTGCGCATCTTGATGAGGTCCACCACGCCGGTGAAATGATCTTCTGCACCCACCGGAATGACAATCGGCACCGGATTGGCCTTCAGGCGCTCCTGCATCATCCGTACGACGCGGAAGAAATCGGCACCCGGACGGTCCATTTTGTTGACGAAGGCCAGACGCGGAACGTGATATTTATTGGCCTGACGCCAGACGGTTTCCGACTGCGGCTGCACGCCGCCCACGGAGTCATACACCATCACGGCGCCGTCGAGCACGCGCATGGAACGTTCCACCTCAATGGTGAAATCCACGTGGCCCGGGGTGTCGATGATGTTGATCCGGTGCGGTTCATAGCCTCTGTCCATACCCGGCCAGAAGCAGCTGACGGCCGCGGAGGTAATCGTGATCCCGCGCTCTTGCTCCTGCGCCATCCAGTCAGTGGTTGCCGCGCCATCGTGTACTTCACCCAGCTTGTGGCTCATCCCGGTGTAAAACAGGATGCGCTCAGTGGTGGTGGTTTTACCGGCATCGATATGCGCGGAGATACCGATGTTGCGATAACGTTCGAGAGGGATGGGTCGGGGCATGATATTTCCTTAAGTCTTATGACTTGTCTGTGACGACCAGGATGGTCGTGCATTCGTTGGTTTGCTATAATAGTCCTATTGTACGAGTATTATCGAACTATTTTTTAACGGTTGACCTATTGTTGATATAGCTCAATCTAACGCCAAACGCAGGAAAACGATGATCCCAAACCACCCTGAAACTGAACAAATACTGCTGGAAAATGTGCTGTTTGCCCTCGGCAATCCGCTCCGGCTGTCGATTATTCGCCGGCTCGCCGATGGCAGCGAACTCAGCTGTAACGCGCTGCGTCCGGAAGATGTGGTGAAGTCCACGATGACACACCACTGGCGCGTTCTGCGCGACAGCGGCGTTATCTGGCAGCGCCCGCAGGGGCGGGAGAACATGATTTCGTTACGCAGAGAGGATCTGGATGCCCGTTTTCCAGGGCTGATGGAGATACTTTTACAGGCTAAATCATAAGGACATGCCTGTTTTTTCCTGAAAAATGCCCCGTACATATTTGAGGGGGCATTACGTCAGCGAAGGGATTTATCTAACCTGCATACGATATTCAATCATTCCACTTTTCTTCGCAATCCAGTCGTACAATCGTTGCCCGCGATAGTTGGCTTCATGCGTATGCCAGTAAAGGTGACTGGCATGATGTTTTCTCGCTTCTCTCTGAACATATTCTATTAACTGTTTGCCAATGTGTTTGCCCCTTACGGCTTCACAGACGTATAAATCTTCGAGGTAGCAGTAATCGCTCTCAGCCCAGGTCGAGCGGTGAAAAAGATAATGCGCAAAACCCACTATGTCTCCATTACATCGTGCTACCACGCAGAATAGCGGCTCAACGGGGCTGAAAAATCGCTGCCAGGTTCGTTGAGTGACGGCCCCAGAGAGGTCGACATTATAAAATTCCTGGTATTTACTCCACAGTGGCATCCAGCTTTCAAAATCATGTTCTTTAACTGCCTCAATTGTCACGCTCGTATTATTCATATTGCCTCTTTGGTCACCCGTTTATTCGTTTCAGGAAGAGTGTATTCGCTGAATGGCACGTTTTGCCCCGCCAATTCTCGCCATCAAGGCAGACCAATTTTTCATCCTTCTGAGTGCAATATTGCTTTAGAATCAAAAGACACAGAGGGAAAGTGGACAACGTAATGTTTAAGCACGCGCAGCTAGAAACGGTTAAGGCATGGATTATCGACCCCGCTAACGGATCGCTACCGCTTCATGAAAGGATCCAGAGAGCAATACGGACGCTGATACTGGAAGGGGTATTATCTCACGGTAAGGCCCTTCCTGCCTCACGCGCTCTGGCGGCTTCTCTCAGCGTTTCCCGGGATACCATAGAAGCGGCCTACTCCAGCCTGCATGCCGAAGGTTTTATTGAGAGACAAACAGGCAGAGGGAGCTTCGTCTCTTCCAGCGCGCGTTTTTTAAAACCTCGTCCCCGGCAGCATCAGCCAACCGCTGAGATACGAAAAGCAAAACTCAGCGTCCGTGGAAAGGTCATCTATGAAAGCGGCGGGATCCGCGAATTTTCCTCCCCTCGCCCCCTTGCGCCCGGCATTCCTGAAACCCGCATGTTTCCCATTTCGATCTGGGAGCGTCTTCAGCGACAGGTGCTGAAGGAGTTTCAGCACCAGGCATTAGAGCAAAGTCCCCCACAGGGTATAGAGCGCCTGCGACGGGCAATTGCGGAATACGTCAATCTTGAGCGCGGGACGCGCGCGAGGGCGGAACAGGTCATCGTTCTGACAAGTTCTCAACAGGCGCTCGCGCTCTGTTCCCACGTGCTGATGGACGCCGGGGATGGCATTGTCATTGAAGATCCCTCCTATCAAGGGGCACACAAAGCGTTCAACGCTGCAGGGCTTCGCTGTATTCCGGTTCCTCTTGATGAAAAAGGCATCTCGGTTGACGGGCTTAATTCTCTGACCGAGCCAGCCAGGGCGATCTACCTGACGCCTTCTCATCAGTACCCTACCGGTGTGACGCTCTCTCTTGACCGACGACTGGCGGTTATTAAATGGGCAAACCGTTACGGAGCATGGATTATTGAGGATGACTATGACAGTGAGTTTCACTACGAAGGTAAGCCTATGGCCAGTCTTCAGGGGCTTGATACTTCCAACCGGACAATTTATATCGGCACGTTCACCAAGTCTCTGTTCCCTGGGTTACGTATTGCCTACACGATCGTCCCCTCAGAACTGATAGAGCCCTTTACCATGGCGAGGACGTTAATGGATGGTCACACCGCCTCAATAACCCAGCTGACGCTGGCAAAATTTCTGGAGGGAGGCCATTTTGGCGCCTATGTTCGTAAGATGCGGAGTATTTACGTTACTCGTCGCGACGCGCTGGCAAGTATGATGGACGTATATCTCTCCGAATATGTCACCTGTGAAACGCCTGCGGGCGGAATGCAAATGCCTTGTCACCTGAAGCACGGAATATCCGAGAAAGAGATAGCCACCGCCGCCCGCCGCGCGGGTGTTGATATGCTTGGGCTTACCGATTTATATGCAGGTCCCCCCGCGTCCACTGGTTTTTTGATGGGATTTGCAGCTTACACGGAAAGGGAAATAGAAGACGCTGTAAAAAAACTGGCCGCAATTTTCCATCATGTTTGATGCCGTCGACGGGTAAGAGACTGACACTCATTCCGGGCGAGCAAGGCTATAGGCTGGGATCCGCCGGGTTGTTTTGGTGAGCGTATCAAACACCTCGGCGTCGGACGTCACGATCCTCATCCCCGTTTTGCGTAATCTCTGCACATCAGCCGCGATGCGCTGAATGCCAAACCAGAAAAGCCCGTCGAGTGCCGTCACCGACAGCCCGTTTTCCAGCGCCAGCCTGAGGCGTTCCTTCGGGGCTTTAACCTGCTGGGCAATTTGCCGGTAAGGCAGTTCATTGCATCCTGTCGCGTCACTGCGCTGGATACGGGTTTTCAGCTGATAGGTAAACTCGTCAGGTATGCCGTCGAGATCCCTTTTAAGGCTATAGACGCAGCCAAAGCGCTTGCCGTTAAACAGAACATTTTTCTGGCTGAGCTGAAGCTCTTTTCTGACAACGTCTATCAGCTGAGGCGCACGGGTAAGGAGTAGCCTGAAGGGCAGCTCGAAGCTGGTGACGTAATCCACATTAAGCAGCGCGAGACGCAGCCGCTCCTCTGCACCGGACTGTTGCTCACGACACTCCTCCATCACCTCTGCCCACTGGCGCGTCAGGCGCTCCGGTTCGGAGGCTTCGGTAAGGAGGTATTTTTCAATCTGATAATCAACTCTTCCGGTCATCGTGTGGTATCCCGTCACTGTGGATGCGGTAATTCTATACAGCGCGGTGAGTTTTATAAAGGACTGAACCGCAGCGGCACCCTGAAAATGTCGTTGCGATTCAGCATCCTGACGTATCGGATCAGTTCGCCATAATCCAGCCCATCAGCAGCGTAGCGAAAATCACCGTCGACGCGCCACCGATGCGGGTGGCGATCTGCGCGAACGGCATGAGCGACATCCGGTTAGACGCGGACAAAATGGCCACGTCCCCCGTTCCGCCCAGCCCGCTGTGGCAGCAGGTCACAATGGCCGCTTCCACAGGATACATATTCAGACGCGACGCGATAAAGTAGCCGCTCAGCGCCATCGCAATCACCACCGAACCGCATACCACCACGTATCCCACCGAAAAGACCGACACCACGCTCTCAAGCGGCACGTATAACATCCCGAGGCCGATCATCAGCGGCCAGACCAGCGCAGCCGAGACGAATTTATAGCAGCTGTGCGCGCCCTGCTCCATTGAGGCCGGGATCACCCTGAAGTATTTACACAGAACGGCAATCAGGATCATCAGCACCGGACCGGGAATGTGAACCAGTTTTTCAAACAATCCGCCGACGATGAAAAACGCGCACACCATCAGCAATCCGCCCCCCATCAGATGAAAATCCGTCTGCTGCGTGCTTTGCGCCCCGGCAAACAGGCTGGCGTCATCATTACTCCGCGTGAGCATGCCATTTCCCGAAAGCGCAGGACGTTTCGCGCCGAGACGCGCCAGCGAGCCCGCACAAATAATGGCGAAGATATTCCCGACGACCGCAGCGGGTGCCAGCTGCGCAACGTAGACGTCCGGCGTCTGCCCCAGTATTGCCGAATAGGCCAGAGACAGCGGCAAAATCCCCTCGCCAATCCCTCCGCCGATGATGGGCACAATGATGAAGAAGAAGGTGTGGTAAGGCGTATAACCAAACAGTGAGCCCACAATGAGGCCGCTCAGCACGGCCATGCATGTTCCGGCCACCAGCGGAACAAACATGCGCATCATCCCCTGGATCAGCAGCACCCGGTTCATCCCCAGAATGCTGCCGACCACCAGGCAGGCGATGACGAAATAGAGTAGATTCGCCTCTTTCATCAGCAGATGGACGGTATCAAGGGTATGTTTCCCGAATACGCCAAAATAGACCAGCACGGAAGGCACCATCAGGCACAGGATCGCCGGGCCGCCGATATCTTTCAGCACCGGGATTTGACGCCCTACTTTGGCAAACGCGAAGCCGAGGGTCATAATGACCGCGAGACCACCAATCATATTTTTTGGCAGCAGCCCTGCCCAGGCGGACGTCGCCACAATCGCGGCAATCCCGACGAACAGCATCAACGGGACCGTGCCCACCTCGGTATTGTTGAGCCTAAAGGCAAAACGCGGGGTCGACAGTTCAGAAGTCGGTACAGGATTATCTTTCATATAATCACCTGAATTTGTGTTCGGATAAACAGAGAAAGGAATAACTGAAACTATTCCTGATACGAATAAATATTCTTAAATATAAATAAAGACTTAGATGGCCTTTTCTAAAAACAGACTCACGATGAAATTATCACGGGCCTGCGGGTAGAAATGTGAACAATCTGGCCCTTTGCTTTTAAATAACTTAATTCAGCATTAAGTAACTAAAGTTATTTATGGCAACCATTGTCGCTTTCTTGCGTCTTATCAATATTTGACGAAAGTATTAGTTATCCAACTAATGCAATCTTTTTGAAATTAATAAAACCAGAGAGAGTGTGACCCTTGTCACTCCTGCCCTGCTTTCTAAGCGCTAGATTAGCGCTGCAATAAAACACATAAAATACCCTACAGGAAATACTATGCCTTCATTACTATTACAGTCACTGTTTCCGCTCGTCTTTATAATGTTACTTGGATGGCTAAGTGGAAAGCTGGGATATTCCCGACGTGAAGATGCAAACGTTATGGCAACCGTGGTGATTCGTTTCGCCCTTCCTTTCCATCTTTTTATCGGCGCATTGCATACCGACCCCAATAAAATTAAGAACCTGACCTTTATGGCCGTACTGGTTGTCGGTTTAATGGGGTCGTATTTACTGACGCTATTTATTTCACGCTACGTTTTTCGCCACGATATCAAAACCAGCGCCATTCAGTCTCTGGTTTGCGCCTTTCCCGATATGGCCTACTTTGGTGCACCGGTCCTGGCGGTATTGATTGGGCCGGAAGGATTTATCGGCGTGCTGATTGGCAATATTATTACCAGCGTTATCATGATCCCTCTGACTATCGTCCTGATTCGTATGGGTGATAAAAACGGTCATGACGGCCTGGAGGCGCTGCACCCGGGCGCGATGATCGTGCAAAACCTTATCAAAGCGGCACGCAATCCTATCGTCTGGATCCCGGTCTCCGGCGTATTGCTCAGCCTGGCCGGCGTGCAAATCCCTTCCATTCTCAGCATGCCTATTGAGATGATTGGCAAGGTTTCAGGCGGACTGTCCCTGTTTGCCCTCGGCCTGCTGTTTTACGGTGAACGTCCAAAACTGAACGTGCAGACGTTTACCAATATCAGTATTAAAAACCTTATTCAGCCGGCAATGATGGCCGCCGCGGGGATCGCCTTTGGCCTGAGCCACACCTTACTGCAGCAGGTCGTCATTATTGGCGCAACGCCTTCCGCTATTGCCGCGGGGATGTTTGCGTTGCGCAGCGATACCTATATTGATACCGCATCCTCTTCCATATTAATTGGCACTGCCGTCGGGGTCGTGACCGAAGGCATTATGATCTATTTCATCTCTTAATCTGTTTTATTTAAAAAATTCAGGAGTTAACCATGTCCCGGAAAGAAGTTCTGTACACCCCCTATAACGGGGCCGTATTGCTGGAAAATCCGCTGCTAAATAAAGGGCTCGCATTTATTAAAGAGGAGCGTGACAATTTTAATCTGCATGGGTTATTGCCGCACAACGTTGAAACCATTGAAGAACAAACCGAGCGTGCCTGGGTGCAGTTCTGCCATTTTAAAAGCGATATTTCGCGTCACGTTTACCTGCGAAATATTCAGGACACCAATGAAACTCTTTTTTATAACCTCTTGCGTTCGCATCTCAAAGAGACGTTACCGATTATCTATACCCCGACGGTCGGTGAAGCCTGCGAGCATTTCTCCACGATTTATCGACGCGCGCGGGGCCTGTTTATTTCATGGCCGAATCGCCATCGTATTGATGAGATGCTGCAAAGCTTTTCGCGCAACGACGTTCGCGTGATTGTGGTGACGGACGGGGAACGTATTTTAGGGCTTGG from Enterobacter dykesii encodes the following:
- a CDS encoding 2-hydroxycarboxylate transporter family protein, coding for MKDNPVPTSELSTPRFAFRLNNTEVGTVPLMLFVGIAAIVATSAWAGLLPKNMIGGLAVIMTLGFAFAKVGRQIPVLKDIGGPAILCLMVPSVLVYFGVFGKHTLDTVHLLMKEANLLYFVIACLVVGSILGMNRVLLIQGMMRMFVPLVAGTCMAVLSGLIVGSLFGYTPYHTFFFIIVPIIGGGIGEGILPLSLAYSAILGQTPDVYVAQLAPAAVVGNIFAIICAGSLARLGAKRPALSGNGMLTRSNDDASLFAGAQSTQQTDFHLMGGGLLMVCAFFIVGGLFEKLVHIPGPVLMILIAVLCKYFRVIPASMEQGAHSCYKFVSAALVWPLMIGLGMLYVPLESVVSVFSVGYVVVCGSVVIAMALSGYFIASRLNMYPVEAAIVTCCHSGLGGTGDVAILSASNRMSLMPFAQIATRIGGASTVIFATLLMGWIMAN
- a CDS encoding AEC family transporter gives rise to the protein MPSLLLQSLFPLVFIMLLGWLSGKLGYSRREDANVMATVVIRFALPFHLFIGALHTDPNKIKNLTFMAVLVVGLMGSYLLTLFISRYVFRHDIKTSAIQSLVCAFPDMAYFGAPVLAVLIGPEGFIGVLIGNIITSVIMIPLTIVLIRMGDKNGHDGLEALHPGAMIVQNLIKAARNPIVWIPVSGVLLSLAGVQIPSILSMPIEMIGKVSGGLSLFALGLLFYGERPKLNVQTFTNISIKNLIQPAMMAAAGIAFGLSHTLLQQVVIIGATPSAIAAGMFALRSDTYIDTASSSILIGTAVGVVTEGIMIYFIS